Proteins co-encoded in one Dasypus novemcinctus isolate mDasNov1 chromosome 18, mDasNov1.1.hap2, whole genome shotgun sequence genomic window:
- the LDHD gene encoding probable D-lactate dehydrogenase, mitochondrial, which translates to MARLLRAAAWGLFPRRGYCSGGTQGELSKGFVEALKAVVGAPHVSTAAAVREQHGHDESLHRCWPPEAVVWPQDVDQVSRLAALCYGQGVPIIPFGTGTGVEGGVCAVQGGVCMNLTHMDRIVTLNPEDFSVVVEPGVTWRALNTYLRDRGLWFPVDPGADASLCGMAATGASGTNAVRYGTMRDNVLNLEVVLPDGRLLHTAGRGRHFRKSAAGYNLTGLFVGSEGTLGLITAATLRLHPVPEATLVGTCAFPSVHAAVGSTVHLLQAAVPVARIEFLDDVMMDACNRHSKLNCCVAPTLFLEFHGSQQALAEQLQRAEEICRDHGASHFSWAREAEARSRLWAARHNAWYATLALRPGCKGYSTDVCVPISRLPEILVQTKEDLKASGLTGTIVGHVGDGNFHCILLADPEDTQELRRVEAFAEQLGRRALALHGTCTGEHGIGLGKRLLLQEEVGPVGVETMRQLKATLDPRGLMNPGKVL; encoded by the exons ATGGCCCGCCTGCTCAGGGCCGCGGCCTGGGGGCTGTTCCCCCGGAGGGGCTACTGCTCTGGGGGGACGCAG GGCGAGCTCAGCAAGGGTTTTGTGGAGGCTCTGAAAGCAGTCGTGGGTGCCCCCCACGTGTCTACTGCCGCCGCAGTCCGCGAGCAGCATGGGCATGATGAGTCGCTGCACAG GTGCTGGCCTCCGGAGGCCGTGGTCTGGCCTCAGGATGTGGATCAGGTCAGCCGGCTGGCAGCCCTGTGCTACGGCCAAGGCGTGCCCATCATCCCGTTTGGCACGGGGACGGGCGTGGAGGGTGGCGTCTGCGCTGTGCAG GGCGGGGTCTGCATGAACCTGACCCACATGGACCGAATCGTGACGCTGAATCCCGAAGACTTCTCGGTGGTGGTGGAGCCTGGCGTCACCTGGAGAGCCCTCAACACCTACCTGCGGGACAGAGGCCTCTGGTTTCCCGTGG ACCCAGGTGCAGACGCCTCCCTCTGCGGCATGGCGGCCACGGGGGCCTCGGGCACGAACGCCGTGCGCTACGGCACCATGAGGGACAACGTGCTGAACCTGGAGGTGGTGCTGCCTGACGGGCGCCTGCTGCACACCGCGGGCCGCGGCCGCCATTTCCG GAAGAGTGCAGCTGGCTACAACCTCACGGGGCTCTTTGTGGGCTCCGAAGGGACGCTGGGCCTCATCACCGCTGCCACCCTGCGCCTGCACCCTGTCCCCGAGGCCACGCTGGTCGGCACGTGTGCATTCCCCAGCGTCCACGCTGCCGTGGGCAGCACGGTGCACCTTCTTCAGGCAGCAGTACCCGTGGCACGCATTG AGTTCCTGGATGACGTCATGATGGACGCCTGCAACAGGCACAGCAAGCTCAACTGCTGCGTGGCGCCCACCCTCTTCCTCGAGTTCCATGGCTCCCAGCAGGCGCTGGCAGAGCAGCTGCAACGGGCAG AGGAGATCTGCCGGGACCACGGAGCCTCCCACTTCTCCTGGGCCCGGGAGGCCGAGGCGCGCAGCCGGCTTTGGGCGGCGCGGCACAATGCCTGGTACGCGACCCTGGCCCTGCGGCCCGGCTGCAAG ggctACTCCACTGACGTGTGTGTGCCCATCTCCCGGCTGCCAGAGATCCTGGTGCAGACCAAGGAGGACTTGAAGGCCTCAGGACTCACAG GAACCATTGTTGGGCATGTGGGCGATGGCAACTTCCACTGCATCCTGCTGGCTGACCCCGAGGACACCCAGGAGCTCCGCAGGGTGGAGGCCTTTGCAGAACAGCTGGGCAG GCGGGCGCTGGCACTCCATGGGACGTGTACTGGGGAGCACGGCATCGGGCTGGGCAAGCGGCTGCTGCTGCAGGAGGAGGTGGGTCCCGTGGGCGTGGAGACCATGCGGCAGCTCAAGGCCACGCTGGACCCCCGCGGCCTCATGAACCCAGGCAAGGTGCTGTGA